One Setaria viridis chromosome 5, Setaria_viridis_v4.0, whole genome shotgun sequence genomic region harbors:
- the LOC117858238 gene encoding peptide-N4-(N-acetyl-beta-glucosaminyl)asparagine amidase A: MAPSAAISSILLLLALLHPAAATARHRHRLGASLLAASLNASEPPTTFFEVDRPIRPPRGSAGPCSTLLLSGTFGATYGRPPATAAYAPPACLAAARAASAGGGGLALAVLEWTAVCRGRQFDRIFGVWLSGAELLRSCTAEPRPNGILWSVSRDVTRYAALLAEPGEVAVYLGNLVDKTYTGVYHANLTLHLYFHAAPPPQPQQQQMADLIVPISRNLPLNDGQWFAIQNATDVQSKKLAIPSNTYRAVLEVFVSFHSNDEFWYTNPPNDYIQANNLSNVPGNGAFREVVARVDGEVVGAVWPFTVIYTGGVNPLLWRPITGIGSFNLPTYDIDITPFLGKLLDGKEHDFGFGVTNALDVWYIDANLHLWLDHNSEKTTGSLLSYDAAGLDLNVNSEFNGLDGQFVTSASRHVSATGWVKSSYGEVTTTFYQRFRYENSNVFRKNGTVQIVNQTIDAKSGIFAKDATTVLLSEELHKIFPLYLYTGTTDKVGDEYSLDSLVKLGINEKKTSGGKMGFLYSSLQNAQSARGIMRVKKNLVVSGLGKTHQVYKYVGTDGCYFRDVSSRNYTVLFDRSGDSCSKGAYSRASTKLNNQSARRKLLVNKL; the protein is encoded by the coding sequence ATGGCGCCATCCGCCGCCATCTCgagcatcctcctcctcctcgcgctcctccacCCCGCCGCGGCGACCGCGCGGCACAGGCACCGCCTCGGCGCGTCCCTGCTCGCCGCCTCGCTCAACGCGTCGGAGCCGCCGACCACCTTCTTCGAGGTGGACCGCCCgatccgcccgccgcgcggcaGCGCGGGGCCCTGCTCCACGCTACTCCTCTCCGGCACCTTCGGCGCCACCTACGGCCggccccccgccaccgccgcctacgcgccgccggcctgcctcgccgcggcgcgggccgcctccgccggcggcgggggcctcgCGCTCGCCGTGCTCGAGTGGACCGCCGTCTGCCGCGGCCGCCAGTTCGATCGCATCTTCGGCGTCTGGCTCTCCGGCGCCGAGCTGCTCCGCAGCTGCACCGCCGAGCCGCGGCCCAACGGGATCCTCTGGTCCGTGTCCCGCGACGTCACCAGGTACGCCGCCCTCCTCGCGGAGCCCGGCGAGGTCGCGGTGTACCTCGGGAACCTCGTCGACAAGACGTACACTGGCGTCTACCACGCCAACCTCACGCTCCACCTCTACTTCCacgccgcaccaccgccgcaaccgcagcagcagcagatggccGATCTGATTGTGCCCATCTCAAGGAACCTGCCTTTGAACGACGGGCAGTGGTTCGCCATCCAGAATGCCACCGATGTGCAGTCCAAGAAGCTCGCCATTCCGTCGAACACCTACCGGGCGGTCCTTGAGGTGTTCGTTTCCTTCCACTCCAACGACGAGTTCTGGTACACCAATCCGCCCAATGATTACATTCAGGCGAATAACTTGTCCAACGTCCCTGGCAATGGTGCATTCCGGGAAGTCGTAGCTAGGGTGGATGGTGAAGTTGTCGGCGCTGTTTGGCCATTCACTGTGATTTACACCGGTGGCGTCAACCCACTTCTATGGCGGCCAATCACTGGGATCGGCTCATTCAATCTCCCAACATATGACATTGACATCACACCATTTTTGGGCAAACTCCTGGACGGCAAGGAGCATGATTTTGGTTTTGGGGTGACAAATGCTCTTGATGTGTGGTACATTGATGCCAATTTGCATCTATGGTTGGATCACAATAGCGAGAAGACAACAGGGAGCTTGCTCAGCTATGATGCTGCTGGGTTGGACCTTAATGTGAACTCTGAATTCAATGGGTTAGATGGACAATTTGTGACAAGCGCAAGTCGGCACGTCTCTGCTACTGGATGGGTGAAATCGTCATACGGGGAGGTCACCACAACCTTCTACCAGAGATTCAGATATGAAAACAGCAATGTGTTTAGAAAGAATGGCACTGTGCAAATCGTGAACCAAACGATCGATGCAAAGTCCGGCATTTTTGCCAAGGATGCTACTACTGTGCTGCTATCTGAGGAACTTCATAAGATTTTCCCACTGTATCTTTATACTGGAACCACAGATAAAGTGGGCGATGAGTACTCGTTGGATTCACTTGTCAAATTGGGCATCAATGAGAAGAAGACCTCTGGTGGGAAGATGGGCTTCTTGTACAGCTCTCTGCAGAATGCACAGTCGGCACGCGGCATTATGAGGGTGAAGAAGAATTTAGTGGTCAGTGGATTGGGGAAGACCCATCAGGTGTATAAGTATGTGGGAACTGATGGATGCTATTTCAGGGACGTGAGCAGCAGGAACTACACTGTACTTTTCGATCGCTCTGGCGATTCTTGCTCAAAAGGGGCATATAGCAGGGCCAGCACGAAGTTGAACAATCAgtcagcaagaagaaagttgcTGGTGAACAAACTGTAA
- the LOC117858237 gene encoding protein MALE DISCOVERER 2 isoform X1, whose protein sequence is MGARQGLRHGLGLQLLFFILMLLQALAGRGVASINGEGLALLELKARVEADPHGAFQDWDPMDSSPCRWSGVRCLDGKVEILNLTGQELAGTLAPEIGSLRRLKSLLLPKNNFRGWIPKEFVGLSALEVLDLSSNNLDGTIPEELRAMPLLKQLSLHDNQFQEGVSSFAIQDIADDQAGCLSRKLGCWSLPYRSDFKDLISFNGLREKYYTNVPSFSEARIMQNLQTFASAMRRKLLSEADNLPALLGNDAKSSVPENSKEIQKPADVLSLGSGSFPAFPNTYGQTLTPLVPEAIEATTLQQLSTEVAQSTDVEMSDTKYSKWAYLIIIPATILLIILVAVILLVWRKRGRAPIAPWKTGLSGPIQKALVSGASKLNRLELEAACEDFSNIINTFPTCTVFKGILSGGVEIGVVSTVISSSKDWSRSAEMCFKKEIDTMSRVNHKNFTNLLGYCLENEPFMRMMVFEFSPHGSLSQHLHLKEFEDLDWAARMRVIMGVAYCLQYMHHELDPPVAIHDVRSDSTFISDDYAAKVADVSVWDELAAKAKAGKEDGSSRCECPPDLQGNVYGFGALMIEIISGRVPEPDDHKPMCSWASEHLKDKNYSKLVDASLKEHKSSELEAVCEVIQECIDPDPTRRPTMTDVVGKLRAPLGISPEQAAPRLTPLWWAELELLSVKST, encoded by the exons ATGGGTGCGCGGCAGGGGCTTCGCCACGGCTTGGGGCTCCAGCTGCTGTTTTTCATCCTCATGCTGCTCCAGGCACTGGCTGGCCGGGGCGTGGCTTCGATCAACGGTGAAG GACTGGCGTTGCTGGAACTGAAGGCGAGAGTGGAGGCTGATCCTCATGGAGCCTTCCAGGATTGGGATCCCATGGACAGCAGCCCATGCAGATGGTCTGGTGTGCGATGCTTAGACGGTAAAGTAGAGATTCT GAACCTAACAGGTCAAGAATTGGCTGGGACTCTAGCTCCTGAAATCGGAAGCCTTCGACGTCTGAAATCACT TTTACTTCCGAAGAACAATTTCCGTGGGTGGATTCCCAAAGAATTCGTAGGGTTATCTGCTCTAGAAGTGCTAGATTTGAGCAGCAACAACCTGGATGGAACAATTCCAGAGGAACTGAGGGCAATGCCACTGCTTAAGCAACT ATCACTTCACGATAACCAGTTCCAAGAAGGTGTCTCTTCTTTCGCCATCCAAGATATAGCTGATGATCAGGCAGGATGCTTGAGCAGAAAACTAGGGTGCTG GTCTTTGCCTTACAGGTCAGACTTTAAGGATTTGATATCTTTCAATGGCCTCCGAGAGAAATATTACACCAATGTACCAA GTTTCAGTGAGGCACGCATCATGCAGAATTTGCAGACATTTGCAAGTGCCATGCGCCGCAAGCTTCTCAGTGAAGCTGACAACCTACCTGCTCTTTTAGGGAATGATGCTAAATCTTCTGTTCCGGAAAATTCGAAAGAAATTCAAAAACCTGCTGATGTGCTTTCTCTAGGAAGTGGATCATTCCCTGCATTTCCGAACACATATGGCCAAACTCTGACGCCTTTGGTTCCCGAAGCAATTGAGGCTACCACATTGCAGCAGCTGTCTACAGAAGTGGCACAGTCCACTGATGTAGAAATGTCAGATACAAAGTACAGCAAGTGGGCATATCTGATCATAATTCCAGCTACGATATTGCTAATTATTCTGGTAGctgtgatacttttggtttggcGGAAGCGAGGGCGTGCACCGATTGCCCCTTGGAAAACAGGGCTGAGTGGCCCTATTCAGAAGGCACTTGTTTCAG GTGCTTCAAAACTGAACAGACTTGAGCTTGAAGCTGCTTGCGAGGATTTCAGCAATATCATCAATACTTTTCCAACCTGCACTGTATTCAAGGGGATATTATCTGGCGGAGTTGAGATCGGTGTTGTCTCCACTGTCATATCATCGAGCAAAGACTGGTCTAGGAGTGCAGAAATGTGCTTCAAGAAAGAG ATAGATACAATGTCACGAGTCAATCACAAGAACTTTACCAATCTCCTTGGCTATTGCCTAGAAAATGAACCTTTCATGAGAATGATGGTGTTTGAGTTTTCTCCACATGGCAGTCTCTCACAGCATCTTCACC TCAAAGAATTTGAGGATCTGGACTGGGCTGCGAGGATGAGAGTCATCATGGGTGTTGCTTACTGCCTCCAATACATGCACCATGAGCTGGATCCACCCGTTGCAATACACGATGTGCGATCTGACTCAACCTTCATTTCAGATGATTATGCTGCCAAG GTTGCAGATGTTAGTGTATGGGACGAACTCGCCGCCAAAGCAAAGGCTGGAAAGGAGGACGGCAGCAGCCGCTGTGAATGTCCTCCAGATCTCCAAGGCAACGTCTATGGATTTGGGGCGCTTATGATAGAGATCATATCCGGGAGGGTTCCTGAACCGGATGATCACAAACCCATGTGCAGCTGG GCTTCTGAGCATCTGAAAGACAAGAACTACAGCAAGCTCGTGGACGCGTCGCTGAAGGAGCACAAGAGCAGCGAGCTGGAGGCCGTCTGCGAGGTGATCCAGGAGTGCATCGACCCGGACCCGACGCGGCGGCCAACCATGACAGACGTCGTGGGCAAACTGAGGGCGCCTCTCGGCATCTCGCCTGAGCAAGCGGCGCCGCGGCTGACGCCGCTCTGGTGGGCGGAGCTGGAGTTGCTGTCGGTGAAGTCAACTTAG
- the LOC117858237 gene encoding protein MALE DISCOVERER 2 isoform X2 has product MGARQGLRHGLGLQLLFFILMLLQALAGRGVASINGEGLALLELKARVEADPHGAFQDWDPMDSSPCRWSGVRCLDGKVEILNLTGQELAGTLAPEIGSLRRLKSLLLPKNNFRGWIPKEFVGLSALEVLDLSSNNLDGTIPEELRAMPLLKQLSLHDNQFQEGVSSFAIQDIADDQAGCLSRKLGCWSDFKDLISFNGLREKYYTNVPSFSEARIMQNLQTFASAMRRKLLSEADNLPALLGNDAKSSVPENSKEIQKPADVLSLGSGSFPAFPNTYGQTLTPLVPEAIEATTLQQLSTEVAQSTDVEMSDTKYSKWAYLIIIPATILLIILVAVILLVWRKRGRAPIAPWKTGLSGPIQKALVSGASKLNRLELEAACEDFSNIINTFPTCTVFKGILSGGVEIGVVSTVISSSKDWSRSAEMCFKKEIDTMSRVNHKNFTNLLGYCLENEPFMRMMVFEFSPHGSLSQHLHLKEFEDLDWAARMRVIMGVAYCLQYMHHELDPPVAIHDVRSDSTFISDDYAAKVADVSVWDELAAKAKAGKEDGSSRCECPPDLQGNVYGFGALMIEIISGRVPEPDDHKPMCSWASEHLKDKNYSKLVDASLKEHKSSELEAVCEVIQECIDPDPTRRPTMTDVVGKLRAPLGISPEQAAPRLTPLWWAELELLSVKST; this is encoded by the exons ATGGGTGCGCGGCAGGGGCTTCGCCACGGCTTGGGGCTCCAGCTGCTGTTTTTCATCCTCATGCTGCTCCAGGCACTGGCTGGCCGGGGCGTGGCTTCGATCAACGGTGAAG GACTGGCGTTGCTGGAACTGAAGGCGAGAGTGGAGGCTGATCCTCATGGAGCCTTCCAGGATTGGGATCCCATGGACAGCAGCCCATGCAGATGGTCTGGTGTGCGATGCTTAGACGGTAAAGTAGAGATTCT GAACCTAACAGGTCAAGAATTGGCTGGGACTCTAGCTCCTGAAATCGGAAGCCTTCGACGTCTGAAATCACT TTTACTTCCGAAGAACAATTTCCGTGGGTGGATTCCCAAAGAATTCGTAGGGTTATCTGCTCTAGAAGTGCTAGATTTGAGCAGCAACAACCTGGATGGAACAATTCCAGAGGAACTGAGGGCAATGCCACTGCTTAAGCAACT ATCACTTCACGATAACCAGTTCCAAGAAGGTGTCTCTTCTTTCGCCATCCAAGATATAGCTGATGATCAGGCAGGATGCTTGAGCAGAAAACTAGGGTGCTG GTCAGACTTTAAGGATTTGATATCTTTCAATGGCCTCCGAGAGAAATATTACACCAATGTACCAA GTTTCAGTGAGGCACGCATCATGCAGAATTTGCAGACATTTGCAAGTGCCATGCGCCGCAAGCTTCTCAGTGAAGCTGACAACCTACCTGCTCTTTTAGGGAATGATGCTAAATCTTCTGTTCCGGAAAATTCGAAAGAAATTCAAAAACCTGCTGATGTGCTTTCTCTAGGAAGTGGATCATTCCCTGCATTTCCGAACACATATGGCCAAACTCTGACGCCTTTGGTTCCCGAAGCAATTGAGGCTACCACATTGCAGCAGCTGTCTACAGAAGTGGCACAGTCCACTGATGTAGAAATGTCAGATACAAAGTACAGCAAGTGGGCATATCTGATCATAATTCCAGCTACGATATTGCTAATTATTCTGGTAGctgtgatacttttggtttggcGGAAGCGAGGGCGTGCACCGATTGCCCCTTGGAAAACAGGGCTGAGTGGCCCTATTCAGAAGGCACTTGTTTCAG GTGCTTCAAAACTGAACAGACTTGAGCTTGAAGCTGCTTGCGAGGATTTCAGCAATATCATCAATACTTTTCCAACCTGCACTGTATTCAAGGGGATATTATCTGGCGGAGTTGAGATCGGTGTTGTCTCCACTGTCATATCATCGAGCAAAGACTGGTCTAGGAGTGCAGAAATGTGCTTCAAGAAAGAG ATAGATACAATGTCACGAGTCAATCACAAGAACTTTACCAATCTCCTTGGCTATTGCCTAGAAAATGAACCTTTCATGAGAATGATGGTGTTTGAGTTTTCTCCACATGGCAGTCTCTCACAGCATCTTCACC TCAAAGAATTTGAGGATCTGGACTGGGCTGCGAGGATGAGAGTCATCATGGGTGTTGCTTACTGCCTCCAATACATGCACCATGAGCTGGATCCACCCGTTGCAATACACGATGTGCGATCTGACTCAACCTTCATTTCAGATGATTATGCTGCCAAG GTTGCAGATGTTAGTGTATGGGACGAACTCGCCGCCAAAGCAAAGGCTGGAAAGGAGGACGGCAGCAGCCGCTGTGAATGTCCTCCAGATCTCCAAGGCAACGTCTATGGATTTGGGGCGCTTATGATAGAGATCATATCCGGGAGGGTTCCTGAACCGGATGATCACAAACCCATGTGCAGCTGG GCTTCTGAGCATCTGAAAGACAAGAACTACAGCAAGCTCGTGGACGCGTCGCTGAAGGAGCACAAGAGCAGCGAGCTGGAGGCCGTCTGCGAGGTGATCCAGGAGTGCATCGACCCGGACCCGACGCGGCGGCCAACCATGACAGACGTCGTGGGCAAACTGAGGGCGCCTCTCGGCATCTCGCCTGAGCAAGCGGCGCCGCGGCTGACGCCGCTCTGGTGGGCGGAGCTGGAGTTGCTGTCGGTGAAGTCAACTTAG
- the LOC117858241 gene encoding glutathione gamma-glutamylcysteinyltransferase 1: MAAAVASLYRRVLPSPPAVDFASPEGKRLFAEALAAGTMEGFFPLVSCFQTQSEPAFCGLASLAVVLNALSIDPGRRWKGPWRWFDESMLDCCEPLDKVKAEGITFGKVACLARCSGANVQSFRANLATIDDLRRHLVRCVSSQDCHLIASYHRQAFKQTGTGHFSPIGGYHAGQDMALILDVARFKYPPHWVPLRLLWDAMNMTDDSTGLLRGFMLISRKTAAPSSLYTVSCRDENWKSMAKYCVEDLPNLLKGDNLDNVQTLLSRLIESLPAEAEALIKWVVEVRRKEEGDPSLSKEEKERLFLKENVLQQVRDTRLFAIVHDLQYANNPCCNCSSSSEEDSLTRIAAAVCCQGAAMLSGNLASRHGFCCKETCLKCIQANGDGLKTVISASVVSEGNEHGVDMLLPMSSPGASSCNSNLKNNVVKYPSSADVLTVLLLALHPSTWLGIKDEKLKAELQTLVSTDNLPDDLKREIMHLRRQLYYLKTCKEKEEYEDDDLPSPKWLG, from the exons atggcggcggccgtggcgtcgCTGTACCGGCGggtcctcccgtcgccgccggcggtggactTCGCCTCGCCGGAGGGGAAGCGCCTCTTCGCGGAGGCCCTGGCGGCGGGCACCATGGAGGGGTTCTTCCCTCTGGTGTCCTGCTTCCAGACGCAGTCGGAGCCGGCCTTCTGCGGCCtcgcctccctcgccgtcgtcctcaaCGCGCTCTCCATCGACCCGGGCCGCCGGTGGAAGGGGCCGTGGCGGTGGTTCGACGAGTCCATGCTCGACTGCTGCGAGCCCCTCGACAAGGTCAAGGCCGAGGGCATCACCTTCGGCAAGGTCGCCTGCCTCGCACGCTGCTCCGGCGCCAACGTTCAATCCTTCCGCGCCAACCTGGCCACCATCGACGACCTACGACGGCATCTCGTCCGATGCGTCTCCTCCCAGGACTGCCATCTTATCGCCTCCTATCATAGGCAGGCTTTCAAACAG ACTGGAACTGGGCATTTCTCCCCAATCGGTGGCTACCATGCCGGACAGGATATGGCGCTCATCTTGGATGTCGCTCGCTTCAAATACCCTCCACATTGGGTTCCACTGAGACTTCTTTGGGATGCCATGAATATGACTGATGACTCAACTGGACTTCTCAGGGG GTTCATGCTTATATCAAGAAAGACTGCAGCCCCTTCGTCATTGTACACAGTG AGCTGCAGAGATGAGAACTGGAAAAGCATGGCAAAGTATTGTGTTGAAGATTTACCAAATCTTTTGAAGGGAGATAATCTAGACAATGTTCAAACACTTTTGTCCCGTTTAATTGAATCTCTTCCAGCTGAAGCTGAAGCTTTGATCAAATGGGTTGTTGAAGTTAGAAGGAAAGAGGAAGGGGACCCAAGCTTaagcaaagaggagaaagaaaggctTTTCTTGAAG GAAAATGTTCTACAGCAAGTTCGTGATACCAGGCTATTTGCCATAGTCCACGATCTACAATATGCTAATAACCCATGTTGTAATTGCTCATCGTCAAGCGAAGAAGATTCCCTTACTAGGATTGCAGCTGCTGTATGCTGTCAGGGAGCTGCAATGCTATCAGGAAACCTTGCATCAAGACATGGTTTCTGCTGCAAAGAAACATGTTTAAAATGTATCCAAGCGAATGGTGATGGGCTTAAGACTGTTATCTCAGCCTCTGTGGTTTCTGAAGGCAATGAACACGGTGTTGATATGCTTTTACCAATGTCTTCACCTGGTGCCAGTTCGTGCAATTCAAACTTGAAGAACAATGTTGTCAAATATCCATCAAGTGCAGATGTTCTGACCGTTCTTCTGCTGGCTTTACATCCCAGCACATGGTTGGGTATCAAAGATGAGAAGCTTAAAGCTGAACTTCAGACTCTTGTTTCGACAGATAATCTACCTGATGATCTTAAACGAGAG ATAATGCATCTAAGGCGGCAACTTTATTATCTGAAGACTTGTAAAGAAAAGGAGGAATACGAAGATGATGATCTGCCATCACCTAAGTGGCTAGGCTAA
- the LOC117858237 gene encoding protein MALE DISCOVERER 2 isoform X3 — translation MQMVWCAMLRRNLTGQELAGTLAPEIGSLRRLKSLLLPKNNFRGWIPKEFVGLSALEVLDLSSNNLDGTIPEELRAMPLLKQLSLHDNQFQEGVSSFAIQDIADDQAGCLSRKLGCWSLPYRSDFKDLISFNGLREKYYTNVPSFSEARIMQNLQTFASAMRRKLLSEADNLPALLGNDAKSSVPENSKEIQKPADVLSLGSGSFPAFPNTYGQTLTPLVPEAIEATTLQQLSTEVAQSTDVEMSDTKYSKWAYLIIIPATILLIILVAVILLVWRKRGRAPIAPWKTGLSGPIQKALVSGASKLNRLELEAACEDFSNIINTFPTCTVFKGILSGGVEIGVVSTVISSSKDWSRSAEMCFKKEIDTMSRVNHKNFTNLLGYCLENEPFMRMMVFEFSPHGSLSQHLHLKEFEDLDWAARMRVIMGVAYCLQYMHHELDPPVAIHDVRSDSTFISDDYAAKVADVSVWDELAAKAKAGKEDGSSRCECPPDLQGNVYGFGALMIEIISGRVPEPDDHKPMCSWASEHLKDKNYSKLVDASLKEHKSSELEAVCEVIQECIDPDPTRRPTMTDVVGKLRAPLGISPEQAAPRLTPLWWAELELLSVKST, via the exons ATGCAGATGGTCTGGTGTGCGATGCTTAGACG GAACCTAACAGGTCAAGAATTGGCTGGGACTCTAGCTCCTGAAATCGGAAGCCTTCGACGTCTGAAATCACT TTTACTTCCGAAGAACAATTTCCGTGGGTGGATTCCCAAAGAATTCGTAGGGTTATCTGCTCTAGAAGTGCTAGATTTGAGCAGCAACAACCTGGATGGAACAATTCCAGAGGAACTGAGGGCAATGCCACTGCTTAAGCAACT ATCACTTCACGATAACCAGTTCCAAGAAGGTGTCTCTTCTTTCGCCATCCAAGATATAGCTGATGATCAGGCAGGATGCTTGAGCAGAAAACTAGGGTGCTG GTCTTTGCCTTACAGGTCAGACTTTAAGGATTTGATATCTTTCAATGGCCTCCGAGAGAAATATTACACCAATGTACCAA GTTTCAGTGAGGCACGCATCATGCAGAATTTGCAGACATTTGCAAGTGCCATGCGCCGCAAGCTTCTCAGTGAAGCTGACAACCTACCTGCTCTTTTAGGGAATGATGCTAAATCTTCTGTTCCGGAAAATTCGAAAGAAATTCAAAAACCTGCTGATGTGCTTTCTCTAGGAAGTGGATCATTCCCTGCATTTCCGAACACATATGGCCAAACTCTGACGCCTTTGGTTCCCGAAGCAATTGAGGCTACCACATTGCAGCAGCTGTCTACAGAAGTGGCACAGTCCACTGATGTAGAAATGTCAGATACAAAGTACAGCAAGTGGGCATATCTGATCATAATTCCAGCTACGATATTGCTAATTATTCTGGTAGctgtgatacttttggtttggcGGAAGCGAGGGCGTGCACCGATTGCCCCTTGGAAAACAGGGCTGAGTGGCCCTATTCAGAAGGCACTTGTTTCAG GTGCTTCAAAACTGAACAGACTTGAGCTTGAAGCTGCTTGCGAGGATTTCAGCAATATCATCAATACTTTTCCAACCTGCACTGTATTCAAGGGGATATTATCTGGCGGAGTTGAGATCGGTGTTGTCTCCACTGTCATATCATCGAGCAAAGACTGGTCTAGGAGTGCAGAAATGTGCTTCAAGAAAGAG ATAGATACAATGTCACGAGTCAATCACAAGAACTTTACCAATCTCCTTGGCTATTGCCTAGAAAATGAACCTTTCATGAGAATGATGGTGTTTGAGTTTTCTCCACATGGCAGTCTCTCACAGCATCTTCACC TCAAAGAATTTGAGGATCTGGACTGGGCTGCGAGGATGAGAGTCATCATGGGTGTTGCTTACTGCCTCCAATACATGCACCATGAGCTGGATCCACCCGTTGCAATACACGATGTGCGATCTGACTCAACCTTCATTTCAGATGATTATGCTGCCAAG GTTGCAGATGTTAGTGTATGGGACGAACTCGCCGCCAAAGCAAAGGCTGGAAAGGAGGACGGCAGCAGCCGCTGTGAATGTCCTCCAGATCTCCAAGGCAACGTCTATGGATTTGGGGCGCTTATGATAGAGATCATATCCGGGAGGGTTCCTGAACCGGATGATCACAAACCCATGTGCAGCTGG GCTTCTGAGCATCTGAAAGACAAGAACTACAGCAAGCTCGTGGACGCGTCGCTGAAGGAGCACAAGAGCAGCGAGCTGGAGGCCGTCTGCGAGGTGATCCAGGAGTGCATCGACCCGGACCCGACGCGGCGGCCAACCATGACAGACGTCGTGGGCAAACTGAGGGCGCCTCTCGGCATCTCGCCTGAGCAAGCGGCGCCGCGGCTGACGCCGCTCTGGTGGGCGGAGCTGGAGTTGCTGTCGGTGAAGTCAACTTAG